Proteins found in one Methanooceanicella nereidis genomic segment:
- a CDS encoding flavodoxin family protein, giving the protein MKIAVMNGSPKGDNSITLQYIGYIKNMVKGHEFEVINVGHDIKKIENDTTLFLSIMEKIQNSDAVIWAFPVYHLSVPSQLKRFIELMFEHYRNGDLKDKYTTSITTSAHFFDNLAHEYMHSICEDLDMRYVAGFSADMMDLLKKEERDNMIKFAKNFLEHAENRLPVEKRYQPISYDTKEFMPAETSKIPAAKDHKIVLVTDAGENDTNLNRMIEIFLKSIPCNVEVVNINDADIRGGCLGCMKCAYDGTCVYKDDVTGIYKNIIFPADAMIYATKTRDRYFSSRLKMFFDRSFFNGHRPMAQNKQMGYIISGPLRQLNTLRQDLESRAMVGNTNLAGIVTDEYDDSVYLTSLIQNFSGQLIKSLDEQMNKPPMFPGVGGHKIFRDLVYSLSGIFREDDRFYKTNGLYDFPQKDIRGRAFNLALRWSLKIPFIKKELYNNMSRYMIERLKKIS; this is encoded by the coding sequence ATGAAGATCGCGGTAATGAACGGAAGCCCTAAAGGGGATAATAGTATAACTCTGCAATATATCGGCTACATTAAAAACATGGTCAAGGGCCATGAATTTGAAGTCATTAACGTAGGCCACGATATAAAAAAGATAGAAAATGATACTACGCTGTTTTTATCCATCATGGAAAAAATACAAAATTCAGATGCGGTGATCTGGGCTTTTCCTGTATACCATCTTTCGGTTCCGTCACAGCTTAAAAGATTCATCGAGCTTATGTTTGAGCATTACAGAAACGGAGACCTAAAAGATAAATACACGACTTCAATAACGACTTCGGCTCATTTTTTTGATAATCTCGCCCATGAATATATGCATTCGATATGCGAAGATCTCGATATGAGATATGTGGCGGGATTCTCTGCGGACATGATGGACCTGTTGAAAAAAGAAGAAAGGGACAACATGATCAAGTTCGCAAAAAACTTTTTAGAGCATGCGGAGAACAGGCTGCCTGTAGAAAAAAGATATCAGCCGATATCATATGATACTAAAGAGTTCATGCCGGCAGAGACCTCAAAGATACCAGCGGCTAAAGATCATAAGATAGTTCTTGTGACCGATGCGGGGGAAAATGATACTAACCTGAACAGGATGATCGAAATTTTCTTAAAAAGCATTCCGTGTAACGTTGAAGTAGTCAATATCAATGACGCTGATATTAGGGGAGGATGCCTTGGCTGTATGAAATGTGCGTATGACGGCACATGTGTCTATAAAGACGATGTGACAGGCATCTATAAAAATATCATTTTTCCGGCTGACGCCATGATCTATGCGACCAAGACCCGTGACAGGTACTTTTCGTCAAGGCTTAAGATGTTCTTTGACAGGTCTTTTTTTAACGGGCACCGGCCAATGGCTCAAAATAAACAGATGGGCTATATCATATCAGGCCCGCTCAGGCAGCTGAATACATTAAGGCAAGATCTTGAGTCAAGGGCTATGGTAGGTAACACTAATCTGGCAGGTATAGTAACGGATGAATATGATGACTCCGTTTACCTGACCTCGTTGATCCAAAACTTTTCAGGACAGCTTATAAAGAGCCTTGATGAGCAGATGAATAAGCCGCCTATGTTCCCCGGAGTCGGCGGGCACAAGATATTCAGGGACCTTGTCTATTCTTTAAGCGGCATATTCAGAGAAGACGATAGATTCTATAAAACCAACGGGCTATATGATTTCCCACAAAAGGACATCCGCGGAAGGGCTTTTAATCTCGCATTGAGATGGTCGTTAAAAATACCATTCATAAAGAAAGAGTTATACAATAACATGAGCAGGTACATGATCGAGCGGCTTAAAAAAATAAGTTAA
- a CDS encoding TfoX/Sxy family protein, whose product MEWEKVSDEKSELLGSSIKDLVTEKKKMFGCPVYFVNNNMFTGVHGSNIFLRLSEEDREKILSEFESVSIFEPVKGRKMKEYVVLSPAIFNDNDLFKQWLSRSHEYVSGMPERSPKKSKSKKP is encoded by the coding sequence ATGGAGTGGGAAAAGGTATCGGACGAAAAAAGCGAATTACTGGGATCAAGCATTAAGGATCTTGTCACCGAAAAAAAGAAAATGTTCGGATGTCCGGTATATTTTGTCAATAATAATATGTTCACGGGCGTGCATGGAAGTAACATATTCTTAAGGCTATCAGAGGAAGATAGGGAAAAGATACTATCAGAATTCGAAAGCGTCAGTATATTCGAGCCCGTGAAAGGGCGAAAGATGAAAGAATATGTCGTACTGTCGCCAGCAATATTTAATGATAATGATCTTTTTAAACAATGGCTTTCACGTTCGCATGAATATGTTTCAGGTATGCCGGAAAGATCGCCTAAGAAGAGTAAAAGTAAAAAACCTTAG